From one Mycolicibacterium sp. HK-90 genomic stretch:
- a CDS encoding iron ABC transporter permease: MTVRTGWLGGLWIAGLVVLVLSAAVAITIGPAALSVGDVYRIVGDRLGAGPSGVTRLQESIVWQLRLPRVVLAAICGAGLALCGAILQSLLRNPLADPFVLGVSSGASTGAVLVAVLGVGAGTLSLSGGAFAGAVLSFAVVLLLAYAAGGGTDRVVLAGVAGTQLFSALTSFVVLSSADAEQTRGVLFWLLGSLAGVSWSDVSTCAVVVGVGLVVCLAQARTLDAFAFGQDAAATLGVAVNRARMVLLVMTALVTAALVSAAGAIGFVGLVLPHAARFVVGPGHRRLLPTAVILGAIFMVWVDTLARTVFAPQELPTGVVTALLGVPAFALILLRRRGIRR; encoded by the coding sequence GTGACGGTACGCACCGGCTGGCTCGGCGGGTTGTGGATCGCCGGACTCGTCGTGCTGGTGCTCTCGGCCGCGGTGGCCATCACCATCGGGCCGGCCGCACTGTCGGTGGGCGATGTGTATCGCATCGTCGGTGATCGCCTCGGCGCCGGGCCGTCCGGGGTGACCCGGCTGCAGGAGAGCATCGTCTGGCAACTACGCCTGCCGCGGGTGGTCCTGGCGGCGATCTGTGGTGCCGGGCTGGCGCTGTGCGGGGCGATCCTGCAGTCGCTGCTGCGCAATCCGCTGGCCGACCCGTTCGTGTTGGGTGTCTCGTCGGGAGCCTCCACCGGCGCCGTCCTGGTCGCGGTGCTCGGCGTCGGTGCCGGCACGCTGAGCCTGTCCGGGGGCGCGTTCGCCGGCGCGGTGCTGTCGTTCGCGGTGGTGCTGCTGCTGGCCTACGCCGCCGGCGGCGGGACCGATCGGGTGGTACTGGCCGGCGTCGCCGGCACGCAGCTGTTCTCGGCGCTGACGTCCTTTGTCGTGTTGTCGTCCGCCGACGCCGAACAGACCAGGGGAGTGCTGTTCTGGCTGTTGGGATCGCTGGCCGGGGTGTCCTGGTCCGACGTGTCCACCTGCGCGGTCGTCGTCGGTGTCGGACTGGTGGTGTGCCTGGCCCAGGCACGCACCCTCGACGCCTTCGCATTCGGCCAGGATGCGGCCGCGACCTTGGGGGTCGCGGTGAACCGGGCGCGCATGGTGCTGCTGGTGATGACCGCGTTGGTCACCGCCGCGCTGGTCAGTGCGGCGGGGGCCATCGGATTCGTCGGGCTCGTGCTGCCGCACGCCGCGCGCTTTGTCGTCGGGCCCGGGCACCGGCGCCTGTTGCCGACCGCGGTGATCCTCGGCGCGATCTTCATGGTCTGGGTGGACACGCTGGCCCGGACGGTCTTCGCCCCGCAGGAGCTGCCCACCGGTGTGGTCACCGCGCTGCTCGGTGTCCCCGCGTTCGCGTTGATTCTGTTGCGGCGCAGGGGGATACGTCGATGA
- a CDS encoding type II toxin-antitoxin system PemK/MazF family toxin, which yields MASQWKAFQQVLKGVMDGAENLVFNEAPKFVRQLQTTDNVPRTVQQGIQQGLQQGLRLGLEVLAGGTAPPQQALTAGRPVSQHSVPTAHRARKIVYSPDLDGQADPGEIVWTWVVYEDDPTQGKDRPVLVVGRDRRTLLGLMLSSQDYHRDDPEWVAIGTGTWDYDGRPSWVRLDRVLDVPEEGIRREGAILDRSRFEAVAMRLRAQYSWS from the coding sequence ATGGCGTCGCAGTGGAAGGCGTTCCAACAGGTTCTCAAGGGCGTCATGGACGGCGCCGAGAACCTGGTGTTCAACGAGGCGCCGAAGTTCGTCCGCCAGTTACAGACCACCGACAACGTTCCGCGGACCGTGCAGCAGGGCATCCAGCAAGGGCTTCAGCAGGGCCTGCGCCTCGGCCTCGAGGTGCTCGCCGGCGGGACCGCCCCGCCGCAGCAGGCGCTGACCGCCGGCCGGCCGGTGTCGCAGCACAGCGTCCCCACCGCCCACCGCGCCCGCAAGATCGTCTACTCGCCCGACCTCGACGGGCAGGCCGATCCCGGTGAGATCGTCTGGACCTGGGTGGTCTACGAGGACGATCCGACGCAGGGCAAAGACCGCCCGGTCCTCGTGGTGGGACGCGATCGGCGCACCCTGCTCGGTCTGATGCTGTCGAGCCAGGATTACCACCGCGACGATCCGGAGTGGGTCGCCATCGGCACCGGAACCTGGGACTACGACGGCAGACCGAGCTGGGTCAGGCTGGACCGGGTGCTGGACGTACCCGAGGAAGGCATCCGCCGCGAGGGCGCGATCCTGGACCGCAGCCGGTTCGAAGCCGTCGCGATGAGGCTGCGCGCTCAGTACTCCTGGAGCTGA
- a CDS encoding CBS domain-containing protein, whose translation MRIADVLKNKGTAVVTISPETTVTELLAGLTELNIGAMVVLGPDGLAGIVSERDVVRKLHERGSSLLAQPVSEIMTTVVATCTPRDTVDHLSALMTENRVRHIPVFDGGRLAGIVSIGDIVKTRMEELEAEQEQLQAYITQGR comes from the coding sequence ATGCGAATCGCGGACGTGCTGAAAAACAAGGGCACGGCGGTGGTGACGATTTCGCCCGAGACCACGGTGACCGAACTGTTGGCCGGGCTGACCGAGCTGAACATCGGCGCCATGGTGGTGTTGGGGCCCGATGGGTTGGCCGGCATCGTGTCGGAACGTGATGTGGTGCGCAAACTGCACGAGCGGGGCAGCAGCCTGTTGGCGCAGCCGGTGTCGGAGATCATGACGACGGTGGTGGCGACCTGTACGCCCCGCGACACCGTCGACCACCTCAGTGCGCTGATGACGGAGAACCGGGTGCGGCACATCCCGGTGTTCGACGGCGGCCGGTTGGCCGGCATCGTGAGCATCGGCGACATCGTCAAGACCCGCATGGAAGAGCTTGAGGCCGAGCAGGAACAACTGCAGGCCTACATCACCCAGGGGCGCTGA
- a CDS encoding ABC transporter substrate-binding protein, translating to MRRSAVLMCLLSVTLSISVACGDRAPEAGRTSGEDTGPRSTSYPLTIENCGVNVTFDGPPRRAVSLYQSSTEIMLALGLADRMVGTSTWFDPVLPELAADNATVPRLADNDPGLETVLVVEPDLVTSASAHTFTPAVVADRSRFAQLGIPTYQSPSVCTGARVDGETVTRTEPLTLDTLYREIRELAEIFDVQQRGQDLLDRLLRRLDDVPSSVAPDTSVAFWFSGLRTPYLAGCCSAPGLYATELGVTNVFADAREDWPEVSWEALADRDPDVLVLADLNRRRVDGDALDSKVKFLESNPVTRNMSAVRAKRYVVLTGSELDPGIREIDAVVKLAAGLKAFGLAQ from the coding sequence GTGCGTAGATCCGCCGTGCTGATGTGCCTGTTGTCTGTCACGTTGTCGATCTCGGTGGCCTGCGGGGATCGAGCCCCCGAGGCAGGCCGGACATCCGGTGAGGACACCGGGCCCCGCTCGACCAGCTACCCGCTCACCATCGAGAACTGCGGTGTGAACGTCACTTTCGACGGTCCGCCGCGGCGGGCGGTGTCGCTGTACCAGTCATCGACCGAAATCATGCTGGCACTCGGGCTGGCCGATCGGATGGTCGGCACCTCGACGTGGTTCGATCCGGTGCTTCCCGAGCTCGCGGCGGACAACGCCACCGTGCCTCGCCTCGCGGACAACGATCCAGGATTGGAGACGGTGCTCGTCGTCGAGCCGGACCTGGTCACCTCGGCCAGCGCACACACCTTCACGCCCGCAGTGGTCGCCGACCGCAGCCGGTTCGCCCAGCTGGGAATCCCTACCTACCAATCGCCTTCGGTGTGTACGGGCGCTCGAGTCGACGGTGAAACCGTCACCCGCACCGAACCGCTGACCCTTGACACGCTGTATCGGGAGATCCGCGAGCTCGCCGAGATCTTCGACGTGCAACAGCGTGGTCAGGACCTGCTCGACCGGCTCCTCCGGCGGCTCGACGACGTACCGTCGTCCGTCGCGCCGGATACCAGCGTCGCGTTCTGGTTCTCGGGCCTGCGGACGCCGTATCTGGCCGGCTGTTGCTCGGCCCCCGGTCTGTACGCCACCGAACTCGGCGTCACCAACGTGTTCGCCGACGCCCGCGAGGACTGGCCGGAGGTCAGCTGGGAGGCGCTGGCCGACCGCGACCCGGACGTCCTGGTGTTGGCCGACCTCAACCGAAGACGCGTCGACGGGGACGCCCTGGACTCGAAAGTGAAGTTCCTGGAGTCGAATCCGGTGACGAGGAACATGTCCGCGGTGCGCGCCAAGCGGTACGTCGTGCTGACCGGATCTGAACTCGATCCCGGGATCCGGGAGATCGACGCGGTGGTGAAACTGGCCGCCGGCCTCAAAGCCTTCGGGCTGGCCCAGTGA
- a CDS encoding ABC transporter ATP-binding protein produces the protein MTLRAAGVCWTRSGRVVLDGVTVDPVPGSTVGLLGPNGSGKSSLLRLLAGIDRPDSGSVQLDGRELHTMSRRAVARRVAMVGQHADTDLDIAVRDIVRLGRIPHASVFGGGRDDTIAVTAAMSATGLAGMADRLWHTLSGGERQRVQIARALAQEPSELLLDEPTNHLDIAHQLEILALIRRLEVTSVVALHDLNLAAMFCDHVVVLSGGTVAAAGRPADVLTEELVAEVYGVRCRITVDAAGPYVRFEAGRPADGVAGQLQEY, from the coding sequence ATGACTCTGCGCGCTGCCGGGGTGTGCTGGACGCGTTCGGGACGGGTCGTGCTGGACGGGGTGACGGTGGATCCGGTACCGGGCAGCACCGTCGGGTTGCTGGGCCCCAACGGATCCGGCAAGTCGTCGCTGCTGCGGCTGTTGGCCGGCATCGACCGGCCTGATTCGGGGTCCGTGCAGCTCGACGGCCGTGAGCTGCACACGATGTCGCGGCGCGCGGTGGCCCGCCGGGTGGCGATGGTCGGCCAGCACGCAGACACCGATCTGGACATCGCGGTGCGCGACATCGTCCGGCTCGGCCGGATCCCGCACGCCTCGGTGTTCGGCGGCGGCCGCGACGACACCATTGCCGTGACCGCGGCGATGTCGGCCACCGGCCTCGCCGGCATGGCCGACCGGCTGTGGCACACGCTGTCGGGCGGGGAGCGTCAGCGGGTGCAGATCGCACGGGCTCTGGCCCAGGAACCGAGCGAACTCCTGCTCGATGAACCGACCAACCATCTCGACATCGCCCACCAACTCGAGATCCTGGCGTTGATCCGCCGGCTGGAGGTCACCAGCGTGGTGGCTCTGCACGACCTCAACCTCGCGGCGATGTTCTGCGACCACGTGGTCGTGCTGTCGGGGGGCACCGTGGCGGCCGCCGGACGCCCGGCCGACGTGCTGACCGAGGAGCTGGTGGCCGAGGTCTACGGGGTGCGGTGCCGGATCACCGTCGACGCCGCCGGACCGTACGTGCGGTTCGAAGCCGGCCGCCCGGCGGACGGCGTGGCCGGTCAGCTCCAGGAGTACTGA
- the lepA gene encoding translation elongation factor 4 has product MLDTHAHQEIPISSFADKTFTAPAQIRNFCIIAHIDHGKSTLADRMLQLTGVVDDRSMRAQYLDRMDIERERGITIKAQNVRLPWEANGEQFVLHLIDTPGHVDFTYEVSRALEACEGAVLLVDAAQGIEAQTLANLYLALDRDLTIIPVLNKIDLPAADPERYAGELAHIIGCEPSDVLRVSGKTGEGVAELLDEVVRQVPAPTGNADAPARAMIFDSVYDIYRGVVTYVRVVDGKITPRERIAMMSTGATHELLEVGIVSPEPKPSEGLGVGEVGYLITGVKDVRQSKVGDTVTTARKGATEALTGYREPKPMVYSGLYPVDGSDYPDLRDALDKLQLNDAALTYEPETSVALGFGFRCGFLGLLHMEITRERLEREFNLDLISTSPNVVYRVIKDDGSEIVVTNPSDWPEGKVREVYEPVVKTTVIAPSEFIGTIMELCQSRRGELGGMDYLSPERVELRYTMPLGEIIFDFFDSLKSRTRGYASLDYEEAGEQMADLVKVDILLQGEAVDAFSAIVHKDSASAYGNKMTTKLKELIPRQQFEVPVQAAIGSKIIARENIRAIRKDVLSKCYGGDITRKRKLLEKQKEGKKRMKTIGRVDVPQEAFVAALSTDAAADKPKK; this is encoded by the coding sequence GTGCTTGACACCCACGCTCACCAGGAGATTCCCATCAGCAGCTTCGCCGACAAGACGTTCACTGCGCCGGCGCAGATCAGGAACTTCTGCATCATCGCCCACATCGACCATGGCAAATCGACGCTGGCGGACCGGATGCTGCAGCTCACCGGCGTCGTCGACGACCGGTCGATGCGTGCGCAATACCTGGACCGGATGGACATCGAGCGTGAGCGCGGCATCACCATCAAGGCGCAGAATGTGCGGTTGCCCTGGGAAGCCAACGGGGAGCAGTTCGTCCTCCACCTGATCGACACCCCCGGCCACGTCGACTTCACCTACGAGGTGTCCCGCGCCCTGGAGGCCTGTGAGGGTGCGGTGCTGCTGGTCGACGCCGCCCAGGGCATCGAGGCACAGACCCTGGCCAACCTGTACCTGGCGCTCGACCGGGATCTCACGATCATCCCCGTGCTCAACAAGATCGACCTGCCCGCCGCCGATCCGGAGCGCTACGCCGGCGAGCTCGCGCACATCATCGGCTGCGAGCCGTCCGATGTGCTGCGGGTGTCCGGCAAGACGGGTGAGGGAGTGGCCGAGCTGCTCGACGAGGTGGTCCGGCAGGTGCCGGCGCCGACCGGCAACGCCGACGCTCCCGCGCGGGCGATGATCTTCGACTCGGTCTACGACATCTACCGCGGTGTGGTCACCTACGTCCGCGTCGTCGACGGCAAGATCACCCCACGCGAACGCATCGCGATGATGTCCACCGGCGCGACGCACGAACTGCTCGAGGTCGGCATCGTGTCGCCGGAACCGAAACCTTCGGAGGGCCTGGGCGTCGGCGAGGTGGGCTACCTCATCACCGGCGTGAAGGACGTCCGCCAGTCCAAGGTCGGCGACACCGTGACGACGGCGCGCAAGGGCGCCACCGAGGCGTTGACCGGGTATCGCGAACCCAAGCCGATGGTCTACTCGGGTCTGTACCCGGTGGACGGGTCGGACTACCCGGACCTGCGCGACGCCTTGGACAAGCTGCAGCTCAACGACGCCGCGCTGACCTACGAGCCCGAAACCTCGGTGGCGCTGGGCTTCGGGTTCCGCTGCGGCTTCCTCGGCCTGCTGCACATGGAGATCACCCGTGAACGTCTGGAGCGCGAGTTCAATCTCGACCTCATCTCGACGTCACCGAACGTCGTGTACCGGGTCATCAAGGACGACGGATCCGAGATCGTCGTGACCAACCCGTCGGACTGGCCCGAGGGCAAGGTCCGCGAGGTTTACGAGCCGGTGGTCAAGACCACCGTGATCGCGCCCAGCGAGTTCATCGGCACCATCATGGAGCTGTGTCAGTCCCGGCGCGGTGAGCTCGGCGGCATGGACTACCTGTCGCCCGAACGCGTCGAGCTGCGCTACACGATGCCGCTGGGCGAGATCATCTTCGACTTCTTCGACTCACTGAAGTCGCGCACCCGCGGCTACGCCAGCCTCGACTACGAAGAGGCCGGCGAGCAGATGGCCGATCTGGTCAAGGTCGACATCCTGCTGCAGGGCGAGGCGGTGGATGCGTTCAGCGCGATCGTGCACAAGGATTCGGCGTCGGCCTACGGCAACAAGATGACCACCAAGCTCAAGGAGCTCATCCCGCGCCAGCAGTTCGAGGTGCCGGTGCAGGCCGCGATCGGATCGAAGATCATTGCCCGCGAGAACATTCGCGCGATCCGCAAGGATGTGTTGTCCAAGTGCTACGGCGGTGACATCACCCGTAAGCGCAAGCTGCTGGAGAAGCAGAAAGAGGGCAAGAAGCGCATGAAGACCATCGGCCGCGTGGATGTTCCTCAGGAGGCGTTCGTCGCCGCGCTGTCCACCGACGCAGCCGCGGACAAGCCCAAGAAGTAG
- a CDS encoding alpha-E domain-containing protein, translating to MLARNAESLYWIGRYVERADDTARILDVTVHQLLEDSSVDPDIASRTLLRVLGIEPPDRPLDVWSLTDIVAYSRDSNGNSIVDSISAARENARGAREVTSTEIWECLNTTYNALAERERAAKRLGPHEFLSYVEGRAAMFAGLADSTLSRDDGYRFMVLGRAIERVDMTVRLLLSRVGDSGSSPAWVTLLRSAGAHDTYLRTYRGVLDAGRVVEFMLLDRLFPRSVFYSLRLAEHSLDELLNRPHNRLGATAEAQRLLGRARSELEFLQPGALLESLDARLAGLQKTCRDVGDALALQYFHSAPWVAWTDAGHGDVVVIEEGEV from the coding sequence ATGCTGGCGCGCAACGCGGAGTCGTTGTACTGGATCGGCCGCTATGTCGAGCGGGCCGACGACACGGCACGCATTCTCGACGTCACGGTCCATCAGCTGTTGGAGGACTCCAGTGTCGACCCGGACATCGCGTCCCGGACGCTGCTGCGGGTCCTCGGAATCGAGCCGCCCGATCGACCCCTGGACGTGTGGTCGCTGACCGACATCGTGGCGTACAGCCGGGACAGCAACGGCAATTCGATCGTCGACTCGATCTCGGCCGCCCGGGAGAACGCCCGCGGTGCCCGCGAGGTCACCTCGACCGAGATCTGGGAGTGTCTCAACACCACCTACAACGCGCTGGCCGAGCGGGAGAGGGCGGCCAAACGGCTTGGCCCGCACGAGTTCCTGTCGTATGTGGAGGGCCGTGCGGCGATGTTCGCCGGGCTGGCCGACTCCACGCTGAGCCGAGACGACGGCTACCGGTTCATGGTGCTGGGCCGCGCGATCGAACGCGTCGACATGACCGTCCGGTTGTTGTTGTCCCGGGTGGGGGACAGCGGGTCGTCGCCGGCCTGGGTGACGTTGCTGCGTTCGGCCGGGGCCCATGACACCTACCTGCGCACCTATCGGGGCGTGCTGGACGCCGGCCGGGTCGTGGAGTTCATGTTGCTGGACCGGCTGTTCCCGCGGTCGGTCTTCTATTCGCTGCGGTTGGCCGAACACAGTCTCGACGAGCTGCTCAACCGGCCGCACAACCGGCTGGGTGCCACCGCCGAGGCGCAGCGGCTGCTCGGCCGGGCCCGCAGTGAGCTGGAATTCCTGCAACCGGGCGCGCTGCTGGAATCCCTCGATGCCCGGCTGGCCGGGCTGCAGAAAACCTGCCGTGACGTCGGAGATGCGCTGGCGCTGCAGTACTTCCACTCCGCGCCGTGGGTGGCGTGGACCGATGCCGGGCACGGGGACGTGGTTGTGATCGAGGAGGGCGAAGTCTAG
- a CDS encoding DUF6480 family protein produces MTALPPDPDPAETPDLEPGGGVSPGATPPDSAQTSGLGEPEPRPRHKYTPSSVTAIIALVLLVAVFVAAGLLLIMQMSGVFD; encoded by the coding sequence ATGACCGCGCTACCACCCGACCCCGACCCGGCCGAGACACCCGATCTGGAACCCGGCGGCGGAGTGTCTCCCGGCGCCACACCGCCGGACTCGGCGCAGACCTCGGGGCTGGGCGAACCCGAACCGAGGCCCAGGCACAAGTACACCCCCAGCTCGGTGACCGCGATCATCGCGCTGGTGCTGCTGGTCGCGGTGTTCGTCGCGGCCGGCCTGCTGCTGATCATGCAGATGTCCGGCGTTTTCGATTAG
- a CDS encoding GNAT family N-acetyltransferase, producing MTAVDVRPPAKSDVKQLAAVLGRAFQNDPVMSWILADDARRAKGLPRLFAAITRHHFLAGGGAEVASRGGEIGGAALWDGPGRWKQTPREELRMLPTLLLAFGRSLGQGQRVVELMKEHHPEEPHWYLAVIGSDPTVRGGGFGHALMQSRLDRVDAEHAPAYLESSNPDNIPYYMRFGFEVTGEIPLPDGGPVLTPMWRAPR from the coding sequence ATGACTGCCGTCGATGTCCGTCCTCCCGCCAAATCCGACGTCAAGCAGCTGGCCGCGGTGCTGGGCCGGGCCTTCCAGAACGACCCCGTGATGTCCTGGATCCTGGCCGACGACGCCCGCCGGGCCAAGGGTCTGCCCCGGTTGTTCGCGGCGATCACGCGCCATCATTTCCTGGCCGGTGGCGGTGCGGAGGTGGCAAGCCGAGGCGGCGAGATCGGCGGGGCGGCGCTGTGGGATGGGCCGGGCCGCTGGAAGCAGACACCCCGTGAAGAGCTGCGCATGCTGCCGACGCTGCTGCTGGCGTTCGGCCGCAGCCTCGGGCAGGGGCAGCGGGTGGTCGAGCTGATGAAAGAGCATCATCCCGAGGAGCCGCACTGGTATCTGGCCGTGATCGGCAGCGATCCGACGGTGCGCGGCGGCGGTTTCGGGCATGCCCTGATGCAATCGCGGCTCGACCGGGTGGACGCCGAGCATGCTCCGGCCTACCTGGAATCGAGCAATCCCGACAACATTCCGTACTACATGCGGTTCGGCTTCGAGGTCACCGGGGAGATCCCGCTGCCCGACGGCGGGCCGGTGCTCACGCCGATGTGGCGCGCGCCGCGCTAG
- a CDS encoding ABC transporter substrate-binding protein: MNWAGRLLAAAVTALSLAGCTHPTGPAAVPGASSGYPLTVQNCGRQVVIDAPPQRAVSLNQGSTEILLSLGLADRMVGTATWTDPVRSDLETQNARVPRLAVNKPSLEAVLDTEPDFVSASFGGTLGPGGVADRDQFDELGVPTYLAPSDCEGKTSVNGDGARSSPFTMEAVYAEIRDLARIFDVTERGDRLIATLRQRMAAAREVSADVDMAFWFSDVRAPYFAGCCGSPGAIAGAVGARNVFADTTDEWPQVSWESVADRDPDVLVLGDLSRRTIDGDALDTKIDFLESNPLTRGLSAVRHRRYIVMNGADLNPSIRTVDGVEKAAKGLRELGFGSPR, translated from the coding sequence GTGAACTGGGCCGGCCGACTGCTCGCCGCGGCGGTGACCGCGTTGTCGTTGGCGGGATGCACGCACCCGACGGGTCCGGCCGCCGTTCCCGGTGCGTCGTCCGGATATCCACTGACCGTGCAGAATTGCGGCAGACAGGTGGTGATCGATGCGCCGCCGCAGCGCGCGGTCTCGTTGAACCAGGGCTCCACCGAAATTCTGCTCTCGCTGGGCTTGGCGGATCGTATGGTCGGCACCGCGACGTGGACCGACCCGGTCCGCAGCGACCTCGAGACCCAGAATGCCCGCGTGCCACGGCTGGCGGTGAACAAACCGTCGCTGGAGGCGGTGCTCGACACCGAGCCCGATTTCGTGTCGGCTTCCTTCGGCGGCACCCTCGGGCCCGGAGGTGTCGCCGACCGCGATCAGTTCGACGAGCTGGGCGTGCCGACCTATCTGGCGCCCAGCGACTGCGAGGGCAAGACCTCGGTGAACGGCGACGGCGCGCGCAGCAGCCCGTTCACCATGGAGGCGGTTTATGCCGAGATCCGGGACCTGGCAAGGATCTTCGACGTCACCGAGCGCGGTGATCGACTCATCGCGACGTTGCGCCAACGGATGGCCGCGGCCCGGGAGGTGAGTGCCGATGTCGACATGGCGTTCTGGTTCTCCGACGTCCGAGCGCCCTACTTCGCCGGCTGCTGCGGATCTCCCGGCGCGATCGCCGGGGCGGTCGGGGCGCGCAACGTCTTCGCCGACACCACCGACGAATGGCCGCAGGTGAGTTGGGAGAGCGTAGCCGACCGTGACCCGGATGTGCTGGTGCTCGGTGACCTGAGCCGCCGCACGATCGACGGTGACGCGTTGGACACGAAAATCGATTTCCTGGAATCGAATCCGCTGACCCGGGGCCTGTCCGCCGTGCGGCATCGTCGGTACATCGTGATGAACGGGGCCGATCTCAACCCGTCGATCCGCACCGTGGACGGTGTGGAGAAGGCGGCGAAGGGCTTGCGGGAGCTCGGTTTCGGCTCACCGCGGTGA
- a CDS encoding ribonuclease Z: MIEVTLLGTGSPIPDPLRAGPSTLARAGDQTFLIDCGRGVLQRLAAVGLGANQLSALLLTHLHSDHIADLGDVIITRWVSTFAPDAPPLPIIGPPGTAEVVEATLRAFGHDIGYRIAHHADLTAPPPVEVHEHTDGVVWDHGDVHIRVAPTDHRPVTPTIGFRIEHGGASVVAAGDTVPCPSLDALAAGAGALVHTVIRKDLVEQLPLQRIRDICDYHSSVQEAAATATRAGVGILILTHYVPAIARGTEDQWRALAAAEFDRQIELGDDLHRVQVHPGVCVKPAG; encoded by the coding sequence ATGATCGAGGTCACGCTGCTCGGCACCGGCAGCCCGATCCCCGACCCGCTGCGGGCCGGACCGTCGACCCTGGCACGCGCCGGTGACCAGACCTTTCTCATCGACTGCGGCCGTGGCGTCCTGCAGCGCCTGGCGGCCGTCGGGTTGGGCGCCAATCAACTCAGTGCACTGCTGCTGACCCATCTGCACAGTGATCACATCGCCGACCTCGGCGACGTGATCATCACCCGCTGGGTCAGTACGTTCGCCCCGGACGCGCCACCGCTGCCGATCATCGGCCCGCCGGGCACCGCCGAGGTGGTCGAAGCGACGCTGCGGGCTTTCGGGCACGACATCGGTTACCGCATCGCCCACCACGCCGACCTCACCGCGCCGCCGCCGGTGGAGGTGCACGAACACACCGACGGCGTGGTCTGGGATCACGGCGACGTGCACATCCGTGTGGCCCCCACCGATCATCGGCCGGTGACGCCCACCATCGGATTCCGCATCGAACACGGCGGAGCCTCGGTGGTGGCCGCGGGCGACACCGTGCCGTGTCCCAGCCTGGACGCGTTGGCTGCCGGCGCAGGAGCACTGGTGCACACGGTGATTCGCAAGGATCTCGTCGAACAGCTTCCGCTGCAACGGATCCGCGACATCTGCGACTACCACTCGTCGGTGCAGGAGGCGGCGGCCACCGCAACCAGGGCCGGCGTCGGGATCCTCATCCTCACCCACTACGTACCGGCGATCGCTCGGGGCACCGAAGACCAGTGGCGGGCACTGGCAGCCGCCGAATTCGACCGCCAGATCGAGCTCGGCGACGATCTGCACCGCGTCCAGGTGCATCCGGGGGTGTGCGTCAAGCCAGCCGGGTGA
- a CDS encoding transglutaminase family protein yields the protein MWRLRVVHSTGYAYKSAVTASFNEARLTPRSDSRQNVILNRVETVPATRSYRYVDYWGTAVTAFDLHAPHTELEVSGSSVVETDVAEKPEELVGWDDLGTEAVFDRFDEVLSPTHYTPRSKRIERVGRRIAKDHNPFEAVMAVAQWVRSELDYVPGTTGVHSSGLDALREGKGVCQDFAHLSLIMLRSMGIPARYVSGYLHPTREAVVGDTIDGQSHAWIQAWSGGWWHYDPTNDTEINEQYVSVGVGRDYSDVAPLKGIYSGEGSTDLDVVVEVTRLA from the coding sequence ATGTGGCGGCTACGGGTGGTGCACTCGACCGGGTATGCCTACAAGTCGGCGGTGACCGCGTCGTTCAACGAGGCTCGGCTGACGCCGCGTTCCGATTCGCGTCAGAATGTGATCCTGAACCGGGTCGAGACCGTCCCGGCCACCAGGTCATATCGCTATGTCGACTACTGGGGCACGGCGGTGACGGCGTTCGACCTGCACGCCCCCCACACCGAGTTGGAGGTTTCGGGGTCCTCGGTGGTCGAGACCGATGTCGCCGAGAAGCCCGAGGAGCTGGTCGGCTGGGATGACCTGGGTACCGAGGCCGTGTTCGACCGGTTCGACGAGGTGCTGAGCCCGACCCATTACACCCCGCGCAGCAAGCGCATCGAGCGCGTGGGCCGACGGATCGCCAAGGACCACAATCCGTTCGAGGCAGTGATGGCCGTGGCGCAGTGGGTGCGCAGTGAGCTCGACTATGTGCCGGGCACCACCGGGGTGCACTCCTCAGGGCTGGACGCGTTGCGTGAGGGCAAGGGGGTGTGTCAGGACTTCGCGCATCTCTCGCTGATCATGTTGCGGTCCATGGGGATCCCGGCCCGGTATGTGTCGGGTTATCTGCATCCGACGCGTGAGGCGGTGGTGGGCGACACCATCGACGGCCAGAGCCACGCCTGGATCCAGGCGTGGAGCGGCGGCTGGTGGCACTACGACCCGACCAACGACACCGAGATCAACGAACAGTACGTCAGTGTCGGCGTGGGCCGGGACTATTCGGATGTGGCTCCGCTCAAGGGAATCTACTCCGGCGAGGGCTCGACCGATCTCGACGTGGTGGTCGAGGTCACCCGGCTGGCTTGA